The Penicillium psychrofluorescens genome assembly, chromosome: 2 nucleotide sequence TTGAGTCCCCGCAGACGCAAGACAAGTTGCAGCGGGATATAAGTTGCACAGGCAAACTTGAAGGTTCTGGCAAAGCGGGACGCCGCGTGTTTCTCACAGCTGGGGCCACAGCCCATATGGACCATTTCGCATGGAATCGGAACTGTCTTGGCTGGATCCCCCCACTCCGCGGGCCAGCGGTAGTCCTTGCACATGGACTGGAGCAGAGGCGCTTGGCCCGTTTCCTTCCCGTATACAAAGACCCCACGGCGGACACGACGTAGAGCCTCGATCAAGCGCGAGTCCACCTGGGCAGCCTCTCCAATCCACTTCTCGTACGTCCGCGGTAGCCGTTCGGGCAGATAGAACCACGCCCACATGATCACTGCCGCGCTTGCAGCAAACACGCCCGCATCCGCGAGACCAGGAGCCAGCGACTCGACCACGGTCCAGCGATTCTGGGCTTTGCGGCGACGAGACCAGCGGCTCCACGCGATGCACGCCACCACGTCGATGGCTCTCGTGACCGTGAATAAGGTCAGATCCATGGTCCTCCCCGCCAGCTCTGGCCGTTGATGCTCACGTACGTCGAGTGACACCGGACCGGCATCTGCCGTAGCCCCGCGTTTCGCTCTGACATCGCCTGCCCGCAAACAGACACGGTTCCGGTTGAGAAGTTGGAAACTGTACCATGACGACAGGGTTGCAACGGCGAATCGGACGAGGCGATCCAGCCGGTGGGAGATCCGAATGTCGCCTTTGGAGCCAAGCCCGACGGCAAGCGATGAGTATAGCCGGTACAACAGCACCGGCAGCAGGGTCGAGCCACCGACGAGAGAGGCGCAAAAGGTAGGGAACCCGTTGACGCGGACGGGGTTGGTCAAGACTTGAGCTAACTAGACCTGGGTTAGCCCTGAACGCCATATCGAGAACTAGACACACCTCTTGAAGCTTTTGTTCGGTTGTCCAACCTTTGTTGTTTCCCAGCCGCCGGACATAGGAGATGAGCTTTGGCGTGACCGACGACAGATACCCAAGCGCGTAAGCTCGTAGAATGCTATGACCCTCCCATCAGCAAAATGCCCCCAAACAGAATCAGCACAGTGGCACCCACGGTTTGAGGAGATTTCGGTCACGACTCGGCAGAATTGTAGGTTCCATCCTCCCGAGTAGCCTCATGTGATCACCCGTCCTGGAGGAAAGGCACAGCACCACACTCTCAGCCCGACTCAGCGACACTCAACCAGACATCCGTCAGCTTGAGCAACCGGTCGTGGTCCCTTGGGTAGTATTTCCGGGGTCCCGGGGAGTAACGGACAGAGTCGTGCAGGACCGGTGACGTGAAAGGATCACCGGTGGATCGGTGCCACACAGATGGAGGTTAAGTAGGGGAAGGAAAGACGCCACGGTGATTGGACGGTGATGGGACCTCGGTCCCTGGTGGGCAAGTGGAAGAGGGCAGGTGAAACGGGCGGAACCACAAACCCGTTCGAGAGCCAAGCACGGAATTTCAGGGGTCCAGGACGGACGATCATCCACACTGAATGTGCGGAAAGAAGCAGTGCGCggggggaaaagaagagcgACCAGGGACGGTGACGAACGCCAGGAAGCTCGTGTAGGTCCTGGCTGGAAGCCTCCAGGATCAGTGGCTTGTCGTGTCTGTCAGTAGATGCAAATGACGCAGCTCCAAACTCGGCCTCGGAGAGAATGGTGTATGGCGGCGGTATGGCGGCGGTATGGCCCGCGTTCCGAGCCACTCTCGGTATGGGTAATTGGGGTCTCACCGATACTGTCCCATTCGCATGTGATGGGATCTGCTTTTCCCCCAGATTCTTCTCTCCAGACTCCCCGCTCTTTCACCTTTGTatcctctctctccctcatATCTTGGTCGACTGTCGACCTGCTCCctattcttctctttgctgCGATCGAGCGTGTGCGGTCAAGGCATGCTCATCTCAACTGCCTCGGTCCGCCCAGCTCGGCATTCGGAGAGCGTCTGAGAGTCCTATCTCTGCCGGCGCAGACAATGATGCAAGATCACGGTCCTGAAGTACAAACAGGACGGGCATCGCCTCCACTAGGTCCTTTCGGTTGTAAGTGCAGTTGCTCGTGGCCCCGAATCCTGCCCCTCTAACCGTGCTGGCCGGTAGATTCATTCCTCGCGCCCATGGACACTCCCTATGAACAGGCGCCCGCGCTTCCCCCGGGTCCCTCTCTTCTCGATGATAACGAGTCCAACATGCTCGACAATTTCTTTACCACAATGAATGCCAACCATTTCACCAACGACTTTTGGCTGCGCGGGCAGCAGAACAAATCTTCCAACTTCGAATGGTCCGATGAACTACCTCCGACCTTCGAAGGCTCGACGACCTCTCTGTCCCAACCGTCCTTCCAACACGGGGTCGGCAAATCCACGGACAACAATGCACCCGCCGATTTATTTGCGGCAGCCTCGATGCTATACCAAAGCGGCATGAACGCACCTGAGCTCGGGTCGGTGCTATCGGGGCAAACATTTCCGGCACCGCTCCCCATCAACGGGGCTCAATTAAGTCCCAAGGATGGGAGGCGCTTTTCGGCCGACCACCTAGGGCCCAAGGCCAACATATCACCAACTCGGGAACGAGTCCCCGGAGGATTCCACACCTCGGAGATGCTCTTTGATGTGCATAACCCACTACCCGCCGACCAACACCCATCCAAAAAAGCCCGCGCCCTTCGCTGGGGGTCCGATTCCAATTTTATGGATCAATGCTACATAGCCCCACCGGACGTGCCCGACGATGAAGCCCGAACGGAAGAGCTGTTGGAGAATCTACAGTGCTTCGAGCCGCAGAGCAGTGCAGACAATACTCGCGCTCCGAGTCTGGAACGGACAACAGGTGCGCGAATTTCGGCCTTCCACGGCAACGGGATGGAAGATGGGGCACAGTCGCGTAAAAGGCAGCGCACGctggtgaaggaggaagacgatgcattctccgacgaagatgatctccgACCTCAGTCCCGCAAGTCCACCGCTCTCGCAGGCATCAAGGGTCGGCGTATATCCACTGATATGTCCCGGAAATCACGAGTGACGCCCGGCTCCAAAGCGCCCCGCGAAAATCTCTCAGAGGAGCAAAAGAGAACCAACCACATCCTGTCGGAGCAGAAACGCCGGAACCTGATCCGCCAGGGCTTTGACGATCTCTGTTCGCTGGTGCCCAGTCTCCACGGGGGTGGGTTTAGCAAAAGTGCCATGCTCACCCAGGCGGCGGACTGGTTGGAAGATGTCCTGCGTGGCAATGAGATTCTGCAGGCCCAGTTGGCCGATCTCAAGGGCATTAATGGTTTAGTGATGCCGCGATGATACCCTTGCTTTTTGAACTTGTTGATGAGTCCACGAGTTTTCTTTActttacttttttttttatcaGCATTCTCATTGCCGGGATGCAGGCAGAACAGCTGGGCAGGGTGTTGAACAGTGGGCGTTTCTAAGAAGGTGGTCGGACAACCGCTTCTATCTGGGTGACTGGGACTTTGTCCGGTCGAAAACCATGCAAGGGGAGATACATATCTAATATAGTGCATACATCTCAGGGATTAGCCTGGTCTATTTTAAGTGGATAGCTATAATAGAAGCATGCGTACATATACTTTGTTGTCTTGCCCTACACTCCATAGTGCCCCACCGCCTGGATTTGGGCATGTCAACCACGCCCGCGCGTCCACCCCAAACAACAAATCTGCAACCACAACAATCACAACCATGCCACCCAAACGAAAACGTGACAGCGAGAGCAACGACCAACAGACCGATCGCAATAAACGCTATGTCTATTTGAAACCTCACACCCGACGCGTCCCCGAGAAGACCATCAAAGCCAAATGGACAACGCTGCCCGAGCCCGTTCAGGAGAAAGTCCGCGATCTCTTTCACGCGCTCGAGCGGCCGGTGATCGTGCGACAACAGAATGAACGCAAGCGCATCGAGGCGCAGACTGCGGTTCAAGCGGTGGTGCGAACGTATGTCTGTCCCTATCCGCGAATTGCGCTTCTCCCCGTACAGGGACTCTTGATTGTTGGCATACGATGCTAATTCTCTTGCGGTTTTCAGTCTAGGACGACGACTCCCTCGCATGCCCTTTCCGCCTATCACCAAGGACTCCAATTTTGATTACGAGTCTGCGTTGAACGAACATGTATGTGCTCCGTCCTCCGTCTCGTGACTATTGCTGATTGCGGTTCCAGCGACTGCTCGAGGCCAACGTGTCTACCATGAAAGACAGCATTGATCTTCTAAAGACTGAGATTGCAAAGGAGGACGCGCTCCTGGACCGCGAAAAGaagtcgctgctggagatggacagGAACGCCAAACGAGCGGAAGCTGAGCGGAAGCGCCAGATGCAAAGGGTATGCGATGAACTGCCTCTGTGAGTTTCTCTAACTAACACGATGCTTGAAGGCACACCCCGTCCTGCGCCACCTGGATGAACTGCCGCAAAGCCAGGACCAAACGGCCGAATTCACACTCCTGGACGCCAAGGATAGCCAGGCAACGTTGGATGGGGTATGGAATTTATTATTTACTATGACGGACAGCGGCTAACCGATCGTTCAATAGCTGGACACCGACCCCGAGGTCCAGAGTCTCATGAAACAGCTGCATGGCCATCTGCAGTCCTTGCAGACCAACACGGCGCCGCTTGCTGGGCTCCGAGACGCCATCACCCGGTCGCAAGCTGCCCTGGACCTTTATTCGATGCCGGATGACTGAACCAGGGGATCCGAGGTTCAGTATCACGAAGTAAGACATGCCATGTGCACATATGCCCTAGATCCTCGCCTGGTCCGTGGGTAGGGTGCTCGCGTGCTCCGATCAAATCCAGGTGCAGTTCTCACAAATGTGGCAAAGCACAGCCATCCGCTGGGAAGCCCTGAGCGGCAGCCACCCAGCCGATCAGTGATTTAATCTGGGGGATTCCGGTACTCCAGGATGGAGACCCGTACTAGGCCGGCCCACTGCGATTGATGCGCCGAAACGATCTGCTAGTTAGCCCTATGGATATTATTAAATACGTATCAATTGATTCAATTGCTTCAAAGCACCATTATTACTGCATACCCTCGTAATCGCACCTCCGTACTGCCCTCTGTAGTCCGCCCCTGCTAACCTCGGTCGGTGGCGTTGATCCCCACGGAGCAGAACGGAGGGGCCTCGGGGGTCGTTCCGCCTTTCCTGACTGCGTGCTTCTTCCCTCAGTCAGTCACCTTGCTCTCCCTGCAACCATGTCCGACACGACACCAGATTCCAAGAGAGATGCCGCCAAGGATGCGCGCGCAAAGGATATCTCTGCGGCCAAGGGCGACAAGTCCAGCCCCAAGAAGCGCCGCAAGGTCAATCACGGTAAGCTGCATGCGCTGGCTTGGACGGGGATGCGACAAGGGCTAACCTGTTCTGTTTGCACAGCCTGTGTCTACTGCCGTCGGTCGGTAAGCTCTTTGTCCAATTGATTCACCGCGCAGGCTCTCTCACTGCTCCCCATGCGCCGCGACATCTCGAGGGAACCACCTGGCTAACCAAAACCGCAACTGTGGTCGCGTGGGACAGCATATGACTTGCGATTCGGTACGATTGCTTCTCCCCGTCGATTTTGAAATTGTCTGactttgttttttttttcttttcttggtGAAGGAACGGCCTTGCACCCGGTGTATAAAGCGAAATATCGGCCATCTGTGCCACGATGAAGCCAGAGAACCGGCGAAGCGGACCCGGAGCGAAGCAGAACAATCGACGGCGGACGAAGAGGGCTCGTCGACTCACGACCTCGCCTCCGTCCAAGCGATGCCTCGCCCCGTCGACGTTTCGGATGCCCCCGCCCAATCTATTCTTCCTGACGGTACGATCGCACTCCCGCCCACTATGAATCCTGTTGCGCCAGGCCTCGGTTCCAACTCTCAGCAGCGTAAGCTCGGAGATGCCAGTTCCGCCTTTATCGTTCGGACGTGGACTGACATTCTTTCATCATAGTCATGGGGTACAACGACTGGCTCGGAGGCCAGCAGAACCAGTTCCAGGATATGCATTCGCTCCATCCGTCGTACATGTTCAATGCACCGGAAGTGACCAACGAATATAACCTGCTCGGGGACTTCCTCAGCAACAGTCTCTTGGACGACGGGGCCATGTTCCAGAACCCGGATATGCAAGGCGTATATTCGGATCCCACGATGATGAACTCCATGGCCAATTTGGGTGTGCCCAATGGCTTACCCCCGCCACAGCTCCCACCACCGGCCCAGAGCCAGGCACCACAGGAAGACTCGATCCAGCGCCAGACATCGACAGTGGGCAACGACAAGGCTCGCGAAACGTACTACATGACCGCCGCCGACCCCTCGGGCTCTGACCCGCCCGAGGAGCGGATGAACAAGCTCCTCAAGGCGAAATACGATGCAGGGCTTCTGAAACCATTCAACTATGTCAAGGGATACGCACGGTTAAACCAATACATGGAGAAAAACATGCAGCACACGTCCCGTCAGAAGATTCTCCGGCAACTCGACAAATTCCGGCCCAAGTTCCGCGAGCGCATGCAGAGTCTCACCGATATCGAACTGATCCTGGTTGAAATGTGGTTCGAGCGCAGCTTGATGGAGTACGACCGCGTCTTTGCCAGTATGGCCATCCCCGCATGCTGCTGGCGGCGAACGGGCGAGATCTTCCGAGGCAATAACGAGATGGCGCAATTGATTGACGTGCCGATTGAGGTCTTACGCGATGTGAGTTTATTTTGGTGGTGTTCGATACTGGTGTGTACTGATTTGGGAACAGGGCAAACTCGCCATTcacgagatcatcgtcgaagaccagctcgtcaGCTACTGGGAGAAGTTCGGTGCCATCGCCTTCGACAATACCCAGAAGGCCATGCTCACCAGCTGTACCTTGAAAAGCCCCAATCCCAATTCCACGGGTGATGGCATCCCATGCTGCTTTTCGTTCACGATCCGACGAGATAACCACAACATGTGAGTCTCCTCCGATGGTTGGTTCACTCCAGCTCAGTATCTGACATCTCTCTAGCCCATCTCTGATTGTCGGTAATTTCCTGCCGACGCAGCGATTGCACAAGTAACGAGCAGATGGATGGTGTCGTTTGACTTGGAGGTTGAATTTCGAGTTACCAAAaattgtttctttctttctgatTCCCCCAGGCTCCGGGTTCCTGTGTTTCAATTGGGGAGTTTAAAAAATGTACTATGTCCACGCTGGATGTACAGTATGGCGTCTTTTGGAGTTGCGACTTTTACGCAAATAGCCTAATACAAGCTGGTCTTATATATGTCATCTTCAATCGATATTGTTTGGTCTGTAGTGCATATTTTCCTAATCGATGCTCTCCCCGTGattccctccttccctctctcttcctcttcctcttcctttttcttcctccgcaAATCAGTTATCTCGCAATTGCCTGTTTCCATCTCCCGCGTCGTTCTTTTCAATGAAAGTCGACATGGAACCCAATCGACGCAACACCTTACACGACCAAGTCGCTGTTCTCGCAGGTACGCAATTGGCAGCTTAGCAGACTCCCACTCCCTTCGATTGCTGACATCCACTGCGTGCCTTATCACATATCTAGCTTCAATTCGTGTTCTCGAAAGCCAGATCTCCACTTCGAATACCTCTGAAACTCCTCTTCCGGGCGACGACGCCCTGCGATCTCTGGAGGACCAGCTCAACC carries:
- a CDS encoding uncharacterized protein (ID:PFLUO_004071-T1.cds;~source:funannotate); the encoded protein is MSDTTPDSKRDAAKDARAKDISAAKGDKSSPKKRRKVNHACVYCRRSRNIGHLCHDEAREPAKRTRSEAEQSTADEEGSSTHDLASVQAMPRPVDVSDAPAQSILPDGTIALPPTMNPVAPGLGSNSQQLMGYNDWLGGQQNQFQDMHSLHPSYMFNAPEVTNEYNLLGDFLSNSLLDDGAMFQNPDMQGVYSDPTMMNSMANLGVPNGLPPPQLPPPAQSQAPQEDSIQRQTSTVGNDKARETYYMTAADPSGSDPPEERMNKLLKAKYDAGLLKPFNYVKGYARLNQYMEKNMQHTSRQKILRQLDKFRPKFRERMQSLTDIELILVEMWFERSLMEYDRVFASMAIPACCWRRTGEIFRGNNEMAQLIDVPIEVLRDGKLAIHEIIVEDQLVSYWEKFGAIAFDNTQKAMLTSCTLKSPNPNSTGDGIPCCFSFTIRRDNHNIPSLIVGNFLPTQRLHK
- a CDS encoding uncharacterized protein (ID:PFLUO_004069-T1.cds;~source:funannotate), with amino-acid sequence MDTPYEQAPALPPGPSLLDDNESNMLDNFFTTMNANHFTNDFWLRGQQNKSSNFEWSDELPPTFEGSTTSLSQPSFQHGVGKSTDNNAPADLFAAASMLYQSGMNAPELGSVLSGQTFPAPLPINGAQLSPKDGRRFSADHLGPKANISPTRERVPGGFHTSEMLFDVHNPLPADQHPSKKARALRWGSDSNFMDQCYIAPPDVPDDEARTEELLENLQCFEPQSSADNTRAPSLERTTGARISAFHGNGMEDGAQSRKRQRTLVKEEDDAFSDEDDLRPQSRKSTALAGIKGRRISTDMSRKSRVTPGSKAPRENLSEEQKRTNHILSEQKRRNLIRQGFDDLCSLVPSLHGGGFSKSAMLTQAADWLEDVLRGNEILQAQLADLKGINGLVMPR
- a CDS encoding uncharacterized protein (ID:PFLUO_004070-T1.cds;~source:funannotate) — protein: MPPKRKRDSESNDQQTDRNKRYVYLKPHTRRVPEKTIKAKWTTLPEPVQEKVRDLFHALERPVIVRQQNERKRIEAQTAVQAVVRTLGRRLPRMPFPPITKDSNFDYESALNEHRLLEANVSTMKDSIDLLKTEIAKEDALLDREKKSLLEMDRNAKRAEAERKRQMQRAHPVLRHLDELPQSQDQTAEFTLLDAKDSQATLDGLDTDPEVQSLMKQLHGHLQSLQTNTAPLAGLRDAITRSQAALDLYSMPDD
- a CDS encoding uncharacterized protein (ID:PFLUO_004068-T1.cds;~source:funannotate) yields the protein MEPTILPSRDRNLLKPILRAYALGYLSSVTPKLISYVRRLGNNKGWTTEQKLQELAQVLTNPVRVNGFPTFCASLVGGSTLLPVLLYRLYSSLAVGLGSKGDIRISHRLDRLVRFAVATLSSWYSFQLLNRNRVCLRAGDVRAKRGATADAGPVSLDVREHQRPELAGRTMDLTLFTVTRAIDVVACIAWSRWSRRRKAQNRWTVVESLAPGLADAGVFAASAAVIMWAWFYLPERLPRTYEKWIGEAAQVDSRLIEALRRVRRGVFVYGKETGQAPLLQSMCKDYRWPAEWGDPAKTVPIPCEMVHMGCGPSCEKHAASRFARTFKFACATYIPLQLVLRLRGLKSAASLRRALLDSAQSSAFLASFVSLFYYGVCLARTRIGPKVLDQKTVTPLMWDSGLCVASGCFMCGWSVLVEKARRRQELAQFVAPRAAATILPRLYDKKYQCRERVAFAVSAAILLTCLRERPSMVRGVFGRITTSVLN